In the Drosophila takahashii strain IR98-3 E-12201 chromosome 3R, DtakHiC1v2, whole genome shotgun sequence genome, one interval contains:
- the TfIIA-L gene encoding transcription initiation factor IIA subunit 1 isoform X1 has translation MALCQTSVLKVYHAVIEDVITNVRDAFLDEGVDEQVLQEMKTIWRNKLLASKAVELTESSDGSHPPPIVANNPKAANAKAKKAAAASAATSQPQIGGSSSASSLAALKSPAGMATGSGIKNGLVPIKQEVNSQNPPPLHPTSGAALLQKQQQAASSGQGSIPIVATLDPNRIMPVNITLPSPAGSASSESRVLTIQVPASALQENQLTQILTAHLISSIMSLPTTLASSVLQQHVNAALSSANHQKNLAAAKQLDGALDSSDEDESEESDDNIDNDDDDDLDKDDDEDVEHEDAAEEEPLNSEDDVTDEDSAEMFDTDNVIVCQYDKITRSRNKWKFYLKDGIMNMRGKDYVFQKSNGDAEW, from the exons ATGGCGCTATGCCAGACGTCGGTG CTAAAGGTGTACCATGCCGTGATCGAGGACGTCATCACAAATGTGCGGGACGCGTTCCTGGACGAGGGCGTCGACGAGCAGGTGTTGCAGGAGATGAAGACGATCTGGCGCAACAAGCTGCTGGCCAGTAAGGCCGTCGAGCTGACGGAATCCAGCGATGGCTcccacccaccgcccatcgTGGCCAACAATCCAAAG GCAGCCAATGCCAAGGCCAAAaaggccgccgccgcctcagCGGCCACATCACAACCACAGATCGGCGGCAGCAGCTCGGCATCCTCGCTGGCTGCCCTGAAATCGCCCGCAGGCATGGCCACCGGCAGCGGGATCAAGAACGGGCTGGTGCCCATCAAGCAGGAGGTCAACTCACAGAATCCGCCGCCACTGCATCCCACATCGGGGGCAGCGCTGCTGCAGAAACAGCAGCAGGCGGCGAGCAGCGGACAGGGTTCCATTCCAATTGTGGCCACGCTGGATCCCAACCGCATAATGCCCGTCAAT ATCACGCTGCCATCGCCAGCCGGCTCGGCCAGTTCGGAATCTCGAGTGCTCACCATTCAAGTGCCTGCCTCGGCGCTGCAGGAGAATCAGCTCACCCAGATACTGACGGCCCACCTGATTTCGTCCATCATGTCCTTGCCCACCACTTTGGCCTCGTCCGTGCTGCAGCAACACGTGAATGCAGCCTTGAGCAGCGCCAATCATCAGA AAAATCTGGCTGCTGCCAAGCAATTGGACGGCGCTTTGGATTCCTCCGATGAGGATGAGAGCGAGGAGAGCGACGACAACATCGAcaacgatgacgatgatgatctGGAcaaggacgacgacgaggatgtGGAGCATGAAGATGCCGCCGAGGAAGAGCCGCTCAACAGCGAGGACGACGTCACCGACGAAGACTCTGCCGAAATGTTTGATACAGACAATGTGATTGTCTGTCAGTATGATAAG ATCACCAGGTCGCGAAACAAATGGAAATTCTATCTCAAAGATGGCATCATGAACATGCGGGGCAAGGACTATGTGTTCCAGAAATCGAATGGCGATGCCGAGTGGTAG
- the TfIIA-L gene encoding transcription initiation factor IIA subunit 1 isoform X2, with protein sequence MRYIIEIHIHFHNRLSHPNALQSTKAANAKAKKAAAASAATSQPQIGGSSSASSLAALKSPAGMATGSGIKNGLVPIKQEVNSQNPPPLHPTSGAALLQKQQQAASSGQGSIPIVATLDPNRIMPVNITLPSPAGSASSESRVLTIQVPASALQENQLTQILTAHLISSIMSLPTTLASSVLQQHVNAALSSANHQKNLAAAKQLDGALDSSDEDESEESDDNIDNDDDDDLDKDDDEDVEHEDAAEEEPLNSEDDVTDEDSAEMFDTDNVIVCQYDKITRSRNKWKFYLKDGIMNMRGKDYVFQKSNGDAEW encoded by the exons ATGCGCTACATCATCGAAATCCATATTCATTTCCATAACCGCCTATCACATCCAAACGCACTGCAGAGCACCAAG GCAGCCAATGCCAAGGCCAAAaaggccgccgccgcctcagCGGCCACATCACAACCACAGATCGGCGGCAGCAGCTCGGCATCCTCGCTGGCTGCCCTGAAATCGCCCGCAGGCATGGCCACCGGCAGCGGGATCAAGAACGGGCTGGTGCCCATCAAGCAGGAGGTCAACTCACAGAATCCGCCGCCACTGCATCCCACATCGGGGGCAGCGCTGCTGCAGAAACAGCAGCAGGCGGCGAGCAGCGGACAGGGTTCCATTCCAATTGTGGCCACGCTGGATCCCAACCGCATAATGCCCGTCAAT ATCACGCTGCCATCGCCAGCCGGCTCGGCCAGTTCGGAATCTCGAGTGCTCACCATTCAAGTGCCTGCCTCGGCGCTGCAGGAGAATCAGCTCACCCAGATACTGACGGCCCACCTGATTTCGTCCATCATGTCCTTGCCCACCACTTTGGCCTCGTCCGTGCTGCAGCAACACGTGAATGCAGCCTTGAGCAGCGCCAATCATCAGA AAAATCTGGCTGCTGCCAAGCAATTGGACGGCGCTTTGGATTCCTCCGATGAGGATGAGAGCGAGGAGAGCGACGACAACATCGAcaacgatgacgatgatgatctGGAcaaggacgacgacgaggatgtGGAGCATGAAGATGCCGCCGAGGAAGAGCCGCTCAACAGCGAGGACGACGTCACCGACGAAGACTCTGCCGAAATGTTTGATACAGACAATGTGATTGTCTGTCAGTATGATAAG ATCACCAGGTCGCGAAACAAATGGAAATTCTATCTCAAAGATGGCATCATGAACATGCGGGGCAAGGACTATGTGTTCCAGAAATCGAATGGCGATGCCGAGTGGTAG